The following proteins are co-located in the Sporolactobacillus pectinivorans genome:
- the trmL gene encoding tRNA (uridine(34)/cytosine(34)/5-carboxymethylaminomethyluridine(34)-2'-O)-methyltransferase TrmL: MSINVVLYQPQIPPNTGNIARTCAGTHSSLHLIRPLGFSTDDRHLKRAGLDYWPSVDLHYYESLADFFEKHPNGDYYLVETDGSRPYSEYDYSDPGKDYFFFFGRETTGLPKDFIAAYRDRCVRLPMTDKIRSLNLSNSAAIIIYEALRQQHFPDLA, from the coding sequence ATGAGTATTAATGTTGTCCTCTATCAGCCGCAGATTCCGCCAAATACCGGAAATATCGCCCGAACCTGTGCCGGCACGCACAGCTCACTGCATTTGATCCGGCCGCTTGGTTTTTCGACTGACGATAGGCATCTGAAGCGGGCCGGACTGGATTACTGGCCGTCGGTCGACCTTCACTATTACGAATCGCTGGCCGATTTTTTTGAAAAGCATCCGAACGGTGACTATTATCTTGTGGAAACGGATGGCAGCCGGCCTTACAGTGAATATGACTATAGCGATCCGGGAAAAGATTATTTTTTCTTTTTTGGACGTGAGACCACCGGGCTTCCAAAAGATTTTATTGCCGCATATCGCGACCGTTGCGTGCGTTTGCCTATGACCGATAAAATCCGTTCGCTCAATTTATCAAACTCAGCGGCAATTATCATTTATGAAGCGCTGCGCCAGCAGCACTTTCCGGATCTCGCCTGA
- a CDS encoding amidase domain-containing protein — translation MEWQEVFQGHVCNLTEWWVNQTDCLDQILTADEQARMLRKNKTLQERNAEVEKTAMRVNLIKAENKREDRVIHYRLHSQWLIRQEGQFYLEEKLETRQAVLRGNNVVSDRLNAALQPVRAAEPFIISNDPSDGIRSKQRNYDRLNAVRYAELWWNRRNPVFPKVENDCTNFISQCLFAGHIPMWGQPVRGRGWWYERTNWSFSWAVANNLRWYLSRHGNVIGAVEVDSAEKLVPGDVICYDFEGDGHWNHNTMVTALDPSGWPLVNAHTYDARSRSWSYTDSPAWTDKIQYKFFHIEDEA, via the coding sequence ATGGAGTGGCAGGAAGTCTTCCAGGGGCATGTCTGTAACCTGACAGAGTGGTGGGTGAATCAGACCGACTGCCTTGATCAGATCCTTACGGCTGATGAACAGGCGCGAATGCTGCGAAAAAATAAGACGCTGCAAGAAAGAAACGCTGAAGTTGAAAAAACTGCAATGCGGGTAAACCTTATAAAAGCGGAGAATAAAAGAGAAGATCGCGTGATCCATTATCGGCTCCATAGCCAGTGGTTGATCCGGCAAGAAGGACAATTCTATCTTGAAGAAAAATTGGAGACCAGGCAGGCCGTCCTGCGGGGTAATAATGTTGTGTCCGACCGATTGAATGCTGCCTTACAGCCGGTCAGAGCCGCTGAACCTTTTATAATATCCAATGATCCATCGGACGGAATTCGCAGTAAACAGCGCAATTACGACCGGTTAAACGCAGTCCGCTACGCTGAACTCTGGTGGAATCGCAGAAATCCCGTCTTCCCTAAAGTAGAAAACGACTGTACCAATTTTATTTCACAATGTCTTTTTGCCGGTCATATTCCAATGTGGGGACAGCCGGTCCGCGGCAGAGGCTGGTGGTATGAGCGGACCAACTGGAGCTTCAGCTGGGCGGTCGCCAATAATCTGCGCTGGTATTTAAGCAGACACGGCAACGTGATCGGAGCCGTTGAGGTCGACAGCGCCGAGAAACTCGTGCCTGGCGATGTGATCTGCTACGATTTTGAGGGAGACGGGCACTGGAATCACAATACAATGGTCACTGCCTTGGATCCATCCGGCTGGCCGCTGGTTAATGCGCATACTTACGATGCACGGAGCCGGAGCTGGTCTTACACCGATTCACCCGCTTGGACGGATAAAATTCAATATAAATTTTTTCATATTGAGGATGAAGCCTGA
- a CDS encoding methylated-DNA--[protein]-cysteine S-methyltransferase, giving the protein MDQKQYLSVFSMDTPVGPLTLASYDRRLCHIDFGTLDETRTKLAEWAKSAGLPADLRENETDLADAAAQIRSYFSGERKGFDLNLLMKGTAFQKKVWMALAHIPYGETRTYKDIAADIGNPQAVRAVGGANNKNPLPIVIPCHRVIGTNGSLVGYGGGLGKKSQMLLLEKQEEKETVTE; this is encoded by the coding sequence ATGGATCAAAAGCAGTATTTGTCTGTATTCAGTATGGACACGCCGGTTGGCCCGCTGACGCTGGCATCTTATGATCGGCGTTTGTGCCACATTGATTTTGGAACTCTGGATGAAACAAGGACTAAACTGGCTGAATGGGCGAAATCTGCTGGACTTCCGGCTGATTTAAGAGAGAATGAGACTGATTTAGCAGATGCGGCTGCCCAGATTCGCAGCTATTTTTCAGGCGAACGTAAGGGATTTGATCTGAATCTGCTGATGAAAGGAACCGCTTTTCAGAAAAAAGTCTGGATGGCACTTGCACACATTCCTTATGGAGAAACGAGGACCTATAAGGACATTGCGGCGGATATCGGCAATCCTCAAGCGGTCCGCGCAGTTGGCGGGGCCAATAATAAAAATCCGCTTCCGATTGTTATTCCGTGCCATCGCGTCATCGGGACCAATGGATCACTGGTTGGGTATGGCGGGGGACTAGGCAAAAAAAGCCAGATGCTGCTGCTCGAAAAACAAGAGGAAAAAGAAACTGTAACAGAATAA
- a CDS encoding B3/4 domain-containing protein → MLDFSVSEKLKKLVPDFKVSVICYHHIVISELPPIISERLPLFYENIKLSLENQPFSDIPGIKEWRSMFKQAGTDPSRYRPSQEALLRKIKKDGRPHMIHSAVDLNNFFSVQYSIPMGIYDLAQINAPVRLTVGTSADTYDGLNGRMMNMENKIISADSEGAFGSPIVDSRRTCVTEHAEHALQIVYLRPSMPDEEAQRLTGKIAEMFTQVHGGENEWTIIR, encoded by the coding sequence ATGCTTGACTTTTCTGTTTCCGAGAAGCTTAAAAAACTTGTTCCGGATTTCAAGGTAAGTGTCATCTGTTATCATCATATCGTAATTTCCGAACTGCCGCCAATCATTTCAGAGCGGCTTCCGCTTTTTTATGAAAATATAAAACTGTCTCTGGAAAACCAGCCGTTCAGCGACATTCCCGGCATCAAAGAGTGGCGATCCATGTTTAAGCAGGCAGGAACGGATCCGTCGCGATACCGTCCGTCTCAGGAAGCATTACTTAGAAAAATAAAAAAAGACGGCAGGCCGCACATGATTCATTCCGCCGTTGACCTGAACAATTTTTTCAGTGTCCAATACAGCATCCCGATGGGCATTTATGATCTGGCTCAGATCAATGCTCCTGTCCGGCTTACCGTTGGCACTTCGGCAGACACATATGATGGACTGAACGGCAGAATGATGAATATGGAAAATAAAATTATTTCTGCCGACAGTGAGGGCGCATTCGGAAGCCCGATTGTCGATTCCAGGCGCACCTGTGTTACGGAGCATGCGGAACATGCACTGCAGATCGTCTATCTCAGACCCTCGATGCCTGATGAGGAGGCGCAGCGGCTGACCGGAAAAATAGCTGAAATGTTTACTCAGGTTCACGGCGGAGAAAATGAATGGACAATCATCCGATAG
- the yvfG gene encoding protein YvfG, which translates to MDSNLFSVDYFKDALRLQINKRSDRFSPNQTMNSYYHTVVSAIIQDRINKNFELIRRIRNLDAAYKAVKEEIMVQEQQQQQ; encoded by the coding sequence ATGGATTCAAATCTTTTCAGTGTTGATTATTTCAAAGACGCGCTTCGCCTTCAAATTAATAAACGGAGCGATCGCTTTTCACCAAACCAAACGATGAACAGCTATTATCATACTGTCGTTTCAGCAATTATTCAGGACCGGATCAATAAAAATTTTGAATTAATCCGCCGCATCCGCAATTTGGATGCCGCATATAAAGCCGTCAAAGAGGAAATCATGGTCCAGGAGCAGCAACAGCAGCAGTAA
- a CDS encoding Crp/Fnr family transcriptional regulator, with translation MGNAAGLEQAQMNNTAMFTEQNLDIIKSVMNVTDFKKDSSIYWEGDPSDKLYYLIKGRVKLYKSAYDGKDLVLHYFTPSDLFGELACFGFEEYSFTAHAVTDCTIGVIAERDLEALLLPNSSLSFEFMKWIGLMSKYTQIKLRDLLFYGKNGALASTLLRMAHGYGKKEEDGIHYTINLTNSDLAQLIGSTRETVNRMLQSWKNDGAINYYHGSIVIKNVDYIKAICHCEDKCPMNICRL, from the coding sequence ATGGGAAATGCGGCAGGCCTGGAACAGGCGCAGATGAACAATACGGCGATGTTCACTGAGCAGAACCTGGATATCATAAAATCGGTCATGAATGTGACTGATTTTAAGAAAGACTCAAGCATTTACTGGGAAGGCGACCCGTCCGACAAACTTTATTATCTGATTAAGGGCCGTGTGAAACTTTATAAATCGGCCTATGACGGGAAAGACCTGGTGCTCCATTACTTCACGCCTAGCGATTTGTTTGGTGAATTGGCCTGTTTTGGCTTTGAGGAGTACTCGTTTACTGCACATGCCGTGACGGACTGCACGATCGGCGTCATTGCCGAAAGGGATCTGGAAGCCTTGTTGCTGCCTAATTCAAGTCTGTCTTTCGAATTCATGAAATGGATTGGATTAATGAGCAAGTACACGCAGATCAAACTGCGTGACCTGCTTTTTTATGGGAAAAACGGAGCACTTGCTTCAACGCTTCTGCGCATGGCACACGGATACGGAAAAAAAGAAGAAGACGGGATTCACTATACGATCAACCTCACAAACTCCGATCTCGCGCAGCTGATCGGTTCCACACGTGAAACGGTGAACCGGATGCTGCAGTCTTGGAAAAACGATGGAGCCATCAATTACTATCACGGATCCATTGTGATTAAAAATGTGGATTATATCAAAGCAATCTGTCACTGTGAAGATAAATGTCCTATGAACATCTGCCGTTTATGA
- the odhB gene encoding 2-oxoglutarate dehydrogenase complex dihydrolipoyllysine-residue succinyltransferase, which yields MIEVKVPELAESITEGTIVRWLVDVGNQVNQGDDIAEIETDKVNIQISAEHTGILKKIEKKVDDIVEVGEVIALLDESAEKADTVESVTPPVTVKPTLPVAVRESMVSASQIASPAARKLAREKGIDLASVQSSDPLGRIRVDDIAHQMEIPLPRKASPTVEESVQSEPGKPVERIKMTHRRQTIAGRLVAAQHEAAMLTTFNEVDLTAIMAVRKRRKESFVQEHDVKLGFMSFFTKAVVGALKHFPLLNAEISGTDILVKKFYDIGIAVATDQGLVVPVVRDADRLTFAEIEKSIKDMAVKARTNKLTLSDLQGGTFTITNGGTFGSLLSTPIINAPQVGILGMHGIKKRPIAVETLEGDKIEIRPMMYIALSYDHRIVDGSEAVRFLVTVKKLLEDPETLLLES from the coding sequence ATGATCGAAGTCAAGGTACCGGAACTTGCGGAATCTATTACAGAAGGAACAATTGTCAGGTGGCTGGTTGATGTCGGGAATCAGGTCAATCAGGGCGACGATATTGCTGAAATCGAAACAGATAAGGTCAATATCCAGATCAGTGCTGAACATACGGGGATTTTGAAAAAAATTGAGAAAAAAGTAGACGATATTGTTGAAGTCGGTGAAGTCATCGCACTTCTTGATGAGAGTGCTGAAAAAGCGGATACTGTTGAAAGTGTGACGCCACCCGTGACGGTGAAGCCTACGCTCCCAGTGGCTGTTCGCGAGAGCATGGTATCCGCCAGTCAGATTGCGTCACCGGCGGCAAGAAAGCTTGCCAGGGAAAAGGGGATTGATCTTGCTTCAGTACAGTCAAGCGATCCACTGGGGCGCATCCGGGTTGATGACATTGCCCATCAGATGGAAATTCCCTTGCCACGTAAAGCGTCACCGACTGTTGAAGAATCCGTTCAGAGTGAGCCTGGAAAGCCTGTGGAGCGGATTAAAATGACGCACCGTCGTCAGACTATTGCCGGCAGGCTGGTTGCCGCGCAGCATGAAGCCGCCATGCTCACAACTTTTAATGAAGTGGATTTGACTGCGATTATGGCTGTCCGCAAGCGGCGAAAAGAATCTTTCGTTCAGGAACATGATGTCAAGCTGGGTTTTATGTCCTTTTTCACTAAAGCAGTTGTTGGTGCACTGAAGCATTTTCCGCTGCTCAATGCGGAAATCAGCGGTACAGATATACTGGTAAAAAAATTCTATGATATTGGCATTGCGGTGGCTACAGATCAGGGCCTTGTCGTGCCAGTTGTCCGCGACGCGGATCGTTTGACTTTTGCGGAGATCGAAAAGTCGATCAAGGACATGGCAGTCAAAGCGCGGACCAATAAGCTGACACTCAGTGATCTGCAGGGCGGGACATTCACAATCACAAACGGCGGGACATTCGGTTCGCTGCTATCAACGCCGATTATCAATGCACCGCAGGTTGGCATTCTCGGCATGCATGGTATCAAGAAACGTCCGATCGCAGTGGAAACACTCGAAGGTGACAAAATTGAAATTCGCCCGATGATGTACATTGCGCTGTCTTATGACCATAGGATTGTCGACGGCAGCGAGGCAGTCCGATTCCTAGTCACCGTAAAAAAACTGCTGGAAGATCCGGAGACACTTCTGCTTGAAAGTTGA
- a CDS encoding 2-oxoglutarate dehydrogenase E1 component, with protein MSAFELYTLAKTNPWQGFSGLNLGYVDEQYDKYLDDPQTVDPTLKELFDKWGRPKNIDSNPAGSQPEPMYSFAESSFELAQVVGAVRLAERIRAYGHLLAHVNPLHDHHVIETHLMDLASFNLSPRKLKAIPSRVIWPEAPDHVKNALDVVNYLRDLYSRSLAYEFSHVQDLKEKKWLNRAVESKLFQYTASDHEKKDLLKQLVKVETFEHFLHKTFIGQKRFSIEGLDVLVPMLDKLIQYCVSDGARQVMISMAHRGRLSVLAHILGKPYEKILAEFVHAPIKSMVPSEGSKGINYGWTGDVKYHLGAARSIEDSHKKYLLQYTNEKGGEETAFQVRLTLANNPSHLEAVDPVIEGYARAAQDDRRVQGYPEQDAGKAIPIMIHGDAAFPGEGVVAETLNLSRLKGFNTGGTIHIIANNQLGFTTDYQDERSTAYASDLAKGFEMPIVHVSADDPEACLSAITLAYAYRKTFGKDFLIDLCGYRRYGHNESDDPSATQPLLYDLIRKHPTVSSIYQKKLENESLIGEDELIRYKTHLLDKFQEIYNASRDREKDLKEVPFPKKLAEPLSYIQTKVAVDRLRKLNDELLDWPEDLRVYPKLAKILRRRETALNAGHKIDWGTGESLAFASILRDGTPIRFTGQDVERGTFAHRHAVLHDVMSGKCYTPFHHLKNVNVAFDIHNSPLSETAVIGFEYGYNVFAPETLVLWEAQFGDFANVGQVMFDQFVTAGRAKWGQKSGLVILLPHGYEGMGPEHSSGRLERFLQLSAENNWVVANLTTPAQYFHILRRQAAILNTDLVRPLVIMTPKSLLRHPKATSSPADLSEGCFKSVFEEPLTSGESEKVERIALCSGKVAIDLAVEIESSQEHLEWLKVLRVEELYPFPEQDLRKFFNRYPQLKEIVWLQEEPRNMGAWHYMEPHIRSIAPEGVALSYVGRPERSSTATGEPKFHKQEQKRIIYETLHKY; from the coding sequence ATGTCAGCCTTTGAACTGTATACGTTAGCGAAAACCAATCCCTGGCAAGGTTTCTCCGGACTGAATCTCGGTTATGTTGATGAACAGTATGACAAATATCTTGATGATCCGCAAACGGTGGATCCAACGTTGAAAGAGCTTTTTGACAAATGGGGAAGGCCAAAGAATATTGACAGTAATCCGGCCGGTTCTCAGCCTGAGCCGATGTACAGTTTTGCGGAAAGCAGTTTCGAACTGGCACAGGTAGTCGGTGCCGTCCGTCTGGCGGAAAGGATCCGAGCATATGGGCATCTGCTCGCTCATGTCAATCCGCTGCATGATCATCATGTCATTGAAACACATCTGATGGATCTTGCTTCGTTCAATCTTTCACCCAGAAAACTGAAAGCGATTCCATCACGAGTGATCTGGCCGGAGGCTCCGGATCATGTAAAGAATGCACTGGATGTCGTCAACTACCTGCGCGATCTCTATTCGCGTTCGCTCGCATACGAATTCAGTCATGTGCAGGACCTTAAAGAGAAAAAATGGTTAAACAGAGCAGTCGAAAGCAAACTTTTTCAATACACAGCTTCCGACCATGAAAAAAAGGATCTTCTGAAGCAGTTGGTGAAAGTAGAAACTTTTGAACATTTTCTTCACAAGACCTTCATCGGTCAGAAGCGATTCTCGATTGAAGGTTTGGATGTTCTGGTGCCGATGCTGGATAAGCTGATTCAATACTGCGTAAGCGACGGTGCTAGGCAGGTCATGATCAGCATGGCCCATCGCGGAAGGCTGAGCGTGCTTGCCCACATTCTTGGCAAACCTTATGAAAAAATCCTGGCTGAATTTGTTCATGCGCCGATCAAAAGCATGGTGCCATCGGAAGGATCCAAGGGAATCAATTACGGGTGGACTGGTGACGTCAAGTATCACTTAGGTGCAGCTCGATCCATCGAGGACAGCCATAAGAAATATCTGCTTCAGTATACGAACGAAAAAGGTGGCGAAGAGACTGCTTTTCAAGTCAGGCTGACGCTGGCGAACAATCCGAGTCATTTGGAGGCCGTTGATCCGGTCATCGAAGGCTATGCCCGCGCGGCTCAGGATGACCGACGGGTGCAGGGCTATCCTGAGCAGGACGCAGGAAAGGCAATACCGATTATGATTCACGGCGACGCGGCTTTTCCGGGTGAAGGTGTTGTGGCTGAAACGCTCAATCTGAGCAGGTTGAAGGGCTTCAATACGGGAGGAACCATTCATATTATCGCGAACAATCAGCTTGGATTTACGACAGATTATCAGGACGAGCGGTCAACTGCGTACGCCAGCGATCTTGCCAAGGGATTTGAAATGCCGATTGTCCATGTCAGCGCGGATGATCCCGAGGCTTGCCTGAGTGCAATCACTCTTGCTTATGCATATCGAAAAACATTTGGCAAAGATTTTTTGATTGATTTGTGCGGATACAGACGGTACGGCCATAATGAGTCGGACGATCCTTCGGCGACACAGCCTCTCCTCTACGATCTGATCAGGAAACATCCGACCGTAAGCAGTATTTATCAAAAAAAATTGGAGAATGAGTCGCTGATCGGGGAAGATGAACTGATCCGATACAAAACACACCTGCTTGATAAATTTCAGGAGATTTATAACGCGTCACGCGACAGGGAAAAAGATCTTAAAGAAGTCCCTTTTCCAAAAAAACTAGCAGAACCGCTCAGTTACATTCAGACAAAAGTGGCGGTTGATCGGCTTCGGAAATTGAATGACGAGCTTCTTGACTGGCCTGAAGATCTGCGTGTCTATCCGAAACTGGCAAAAATTCTGAGGCGCAGGGAAACCGCATTGAATGCCGGCCACAAAATTGACTGGGGGACTGGTGAGTCACTGGCCTTTGCATCAATTCTTCGCGACGGGACACCGATCCGTTTTACAGGGCAGGACGTGGAACGCGGGACATTTGCCCATCGTCACGCAGTACTGCATGACGTGATGTCGGGTAAGTGCTACACACCATTTCACCATCTGAAAAATGTGAATGTTGCTTTCGATATCCATAACAGTCCTCTTTCGGAGACAGCAGTGATTGGTTTTGAATACGGATATAATGTTTTTGCTCCTGAGACGCTCGTTCTTTGGGAGGCACAGTTCGGTGACTTTGCCAATGTCGGTCAGGTAATGTTTGACCAGTTTGTAACGGCGGGCCGTGCCAAATGGGGCCAGAAATCAGGCCTGGTGATTCTGCTGCCGCACGGCTATGAAGGTATGGGGCCGGAACATTCGAGCGGCCGTCTGGAACGCTTCCTGCAGCTGTCCGCTGAAAACAACTGGGTTGTGGCCAATCTGACAACACCCGCACAGTATTTTCATATTTTGCGCAGGCAGGCAGCCATTCTGAACACGGATCTGGTCCGGCCGCTTGTGATTATGACTCCGAAGAGCCTGCTTCGGCATCCGAAGGCGACATCATCACCTGCCGATCTGTCGGAAGGTTGTTTTAAAAGTGTTTTCGAAGAGCCGCTGACTTCCGGAGAATCAGAAAAAGTGGAACGTATCGCGCTCTGTAGCGGCAAGGTAGCCATTGATCTTGCTGTGGAAATTGAATCATCGCAGGAGCATCTGGAGTGGCTGAAGGTTCTGCGTGTCGAAGAACTGTATCCCTTTCCGGAACAGGATCTCAGAAAGTTTTTCAACCGGTACCCGCAGCTGAAGGAAATTGTCTGGCTGCAGGAGGAGCCCAGAAACATGGGCGCGTGGCATTACATGGAGCCCCATATCCGCAGCATCGCTCCGGAGGGTGTTGCATTGAGCTATGTTGGCCGCCCGGAGCGGTCAAGCACAGCTACCGGAGAGCCAAAATTTCACAAGCAGGAACAAAAGCGGATTATCTATGAAACGCTGCATAAATATTGA
- a CDS encoding S1 RNA-binding domain-containing protein, which yields MDELKAGTVVTLNFSHKAPFGYFLTDGEQDILLHENDAIEPVDELAPLKVFLYQDHQGRLAATMNVPDIRLGVYNWASAVSMHKKYGVFADIGINKDILLSKDDLPDEWPDWPETGDKIYCSLKLDKKDRLFAKLADESIMKVISRPANEELLNKEVNATVYRLLLEGAHFITDDGFLGFIHKNETTGRLRLGQEIHGRVTEVKENGSIDLSMHPRSYELIDRHAEAILQYMAGRGGAMPFSDKSLPEDIKKQFAISKGDFKKALGKLMKEKKLYQEDGWSYLNEIKSK from the coding sequence TTGGACGAACTGAAAGCGGGAACGGTAGTCACCCTTAATTTTTCGCATAAAGCGCCATTCGGTTATTTTCTCACTGATGGCGAACAGGATATACTGCTTCACGAAAATGATGCCATTGAACCCGTTGATGAGCTGGCCCCTCTGAAAGTATTTCTGTATCAGGACCACCAGGGCAGGCTTGCTGCCACGATGAATGTCCCGGATATCCGCCTGGGTGTGTATAACTGGGCGAGCGCTGTTTCAATGCATAAAAAATACGGCGTGTTTGCCGATATCGGTATTAATAAGGACATATTGCTTTCAAAAGATGACCTTCCCGATGAATGGCCGGACTGGCCCGAGACTGGCGACAAAATTTATTGCAGTCTGAAACTCGATAAAAAGGATCGTCTCTTTGCCAAACTGGCTGACGAGTCAATAATGAAAGTGATCTCTCGGCCTGCAAACGAAGAATTATTAAATAAAGAAGTGAATGCCACGGTTTACCGTCTTTTGCTTGAAGGTGCGCACTTCATCACAGATGACGGATTTCTGGGCTTTATCCATAAGAATGAAACAACGGGAAGGCTTCGTCTCGGTCAGGAGATTCACGGCCGCGTGACTGAGGTTAAAGAAAATGGATCCATTGATCTTTCAATGCATCCGAGAAGCTATGAACTGATCGACCGGCACGCCGAAGCAATTCTTCAGTATATGGCAGGTCGCGGCGGAGCTATGCCATTTTCAGATAAAAGCCTGCCTGAGGACATTAAAAAGCAATTTGCAATCAGCAAAGGCGACTTTAAAAAAGCGCTGGGGAAGTTGATGAAGGAAAAAAAGCTTTATCAGGAAGACGGCTGGAGCTATCTTAATGAAATCAAAAGCAAATAA
- a CDS encoding metal ABC transporter permease has protein sequence MFQYDFMQHAFIAGTLIAIMCGVIGVFIIARSLSFIAHTLSHIGFAGAAFAAFTGMDPLIGLLVFTLLGAVGVGQMGVRMFRRDASISVILSLALALGILFLSLGNIQGNYSRTLLFGSVVGIDLQDVWQIVVITILVLLALAASYRWLKFDSFDQVGAQAAGLPIRWISIGFLLLMAVAVSVTVQIVGALLVFALMTVPAAAARFYTQSIFGMILLSSFIAVLGVWFGLVAGYYTNAPVSFFIVAFDAFVYFLGMAFQAIIGRRRGVETETE, from the coding sequence ATGTTTCAGTACGATTTCATGCAGCACGCGTTTATTGCGGGAACATTGATTGCAATCATGTGCGGCGTGATCGGGGTTTTCATTATAGCACGATCGCTTTCTTTCATTGCACATACTCTTTCGCATATCGGTTTTGCCGGTGCGGCATTTGCCGCTTTTACTGGGATGGATCCATTGATCGGGTTGCTCGTTTTTACCTTGCTGGGCGCGGTTGGTGTCGGACAGATGGGCGTCAGAATGTTCCGACGCGATGCGTCGATCAGTGTGATCCTCAGTCTGGCATTGGCTCTGGGCATATTATTTCTCTCGCTCGGAAATATACAGGGTAACTATTCAAGAACTCTGCTTTTCGGCAGTGTCGTCGGTATTGATCTTCAGGATGTCTGGCAGATTGTCGTCATCACTATTCTTGTACTTCTGGCGCTGGCCGCCAGCTATCGCTGGCTCAAGTTTGACTCTTTTGATCAAGTTGGCGCTCAGGCGGCAGGTTTGCCGATCCGCTGGATTTCCATTGGTTTTCTATTGTTAATGGCAGTCGCCGTCAGTGTGACTGTCCAGATCGTTGGTGCTCTGCTTGTTTTTGCTCTGATGACAGTGCCTGCAGCAGCTGCCAGGTTTTATACCCAGTCTATATTTGGAATGATCCTGCTTTCCTCGTTTATTGCGGTGCTTGGTGTCTGGTTTGGCCTGGTTGCCGGCTATTATACAAATGCCCCGGTCAGCTTTTTTATTGTGGCCTTTGATGCATTTGTATACTTTCTAGGTATGGCTTTTCAGGCGATCATAGGAAGGCGCCGCGGTGTTGAAACTGAAACAGAGTAA
- a CDS encoding metal ABC transporter ATP-binding protein: protein MLRQIQVSHLQVSFNGEEVLQDLSFDVSAGEMFAIIGPNGAGKSTLLKSILGLIRPQGGKISLATDGKKAVVGYVPQSRVIDEDTPISARDFVSLGQISGFFPWPSRQERRTLKEIMTFTDTERFARKPIGRLSGGERQRTFLAQALVRRPNLLLLDESTANLDPNAQARMMELVKRAAQDWGVTVIFISHDLEQVSKYADRILLMSRGFYKTGDARTILDDQMVLKNAYQSISADSAGIPYQEEPSSSELPLSASYK from the coding sequence ATGCTTCGTCAAATCCAAGTGAGTCATCTTCAGGTCAGCTTTAATGGTGAGGAAGTGCTGCAGGATCTTTCTTTCGATGTATCTGCAGGTGAAATGTTTGCCATCATTGGACCCAATGGGGCTGGAAAATCAACGCTGCTGAAATCTATCCTTGGATTGATCCGTCCCCAAGGCGGGAAAATATCGCTCGCGACCGACGGTAAGAAAGCTGTCGTCGGTTATGTGCCGCAATCGCGAGTCATTGATGAAGATACACCGATCAGTGCGAGAGATTTTGTTTCCCTCGGACAGATATCTGGATTTTTTCCATGGCCGTCCAGACAGGAAAGAAGAACATTAAAGGAAATAATGACCTTTACCGATACGGAACGATTTGCGAGAAAACCGATCGGCAGATTATCAGGCGGAGAGCGCCAGCGGACGTTTCTGGCGCAGGCACTCGTTCGTCGTCCGAATTTGCTGCTTTTGGATGAATCGACGGCAAATCTTGATCCGAATGCTCAGGCCCGGATGATGGAACTCGTGAAAAGAGCGGCACAGGACTGGGGTGTCACAGTTATTTTTATCAGCCATGACCTTGAGCAGGTCAGCAAGTATGCAGATCGTATTCTGCTCATGTCCCGCGGTTTTTATAAGACTGGCGATGCGCGTACAATACTTGATGACCAGATGGTTCTGAAAAATGCCTATCAATCTATTTCTGCTGACAGCGCGGGTATCCCTTATCAAGAAGAACCCTCTTCCTCTGAACTGCCGCTTTCAGCTTCTTATAAATAA